The following DNA comes from Zingiber officinale cultivar Zhangliang unplaced genomic scaffold, Zo_v1.1 ctg134, whole genome shotgun sequence.
TGCTTAGTTTGTCAAGTTGTACTCAATAAAGATTTGATTATCAATTTAGTAACCTCGTGATTTCTTAAACCATGCTCTAAAAATTTGTTTGACAGCATAGATAACTTTCTTAAATTGGCAACATACCCTAGTGATTTCTCTGTAGACACCCTAGTTCAATGTTTATGAAATCTATCTGGTAATCATGAATAATACCAAGGAGAGTCCAGtgatcatgaaaaatagttttaagtaaaataaattaattccaTCAACGAGAGAAAATATCCCAAATAATCCTCACAAAATGTCTAGATGAAGCCTTTTGCAACTAAGTGTATTTTCTACTGATCAATGTTGTCAACCACAACTATACTTAACAATAAAAACCATAGTTGTTAAATCATACAATTCAAAATTCTCGGGGGCACTACTCAGTTCGTAGGCACAAGATCCAGTTCTGTTAACAAAAGTATTACATGTCAACTGAAAATGAgatgcaattaaaaaaaaattatcaagtaGTATTTCATCAACTTGAAAATATCAGCAGTTATCTCATAAAATTGATTGGTCTAAAAGGAAAACTATGATTTTGTCTCACAAATTTTCCATAGAAAATATATGGAAAGGAGAGAATTAGAAAACCTGAACATCAAGCATACAGGTTATACAGTCCTATGTCATGCGAATGAGACTAGAAAATGCAATTAATAAACTGAAAATCAGAAAAGCAAGAGTTACATTTAGAAGCCAAGACATTATAACTTTGCCACGTGCTCAAGAAAGACTCAATTCCAGATGCAGTGATCCTTCATTATGCCAGCCAATAAATAAAAACTCTCCGCACGTCCGATTGGCAGTTCTGACTATACCCCGAGCTCAAAAAATAAAGCGCACTTTAGATATTAAGTTAGCAAATCATATGAAGTGGCTACACTGGTAGCAGCTAGAAGAATAAATGATGCTAGTCATACTACAAATACTGAAGACTTGTTTAAAGTACTActaaaaaatttcttagaaataAAGATTATAATGCAATGTTTTCATCTTCAAAGAAGAAACTGTAACCATAAGATGTAAGTGACTGGCTTCATAGCCCAATTACAACCTAACCAAAAGTGattccttcttcctttttttcCCCCACCAAGAATAAATTAAGCGAGTCAGAAAGACAAGATTTTATCTGGAAACATTCCCAAAGTAAAGCAGGCATGCATTTGTATTAATTTAAGATGGCAATCTatggcaagcccaaaggcaactAACAAATAAAGGTTTTATCCTATACTCATGCATTATCACACTCCATGAGTCTAACGTCTGGCACTTATACTGATTTCACCTTTCGCTGTTAACAATGATATACTTTTCTCAATCAGTAAAAAGTTGCAGCGGAACTTGCTCGACATACTTACCTCGCAGCGACGACGACAACCACTCCTGGTTCTACGCCTCGTAGATAGAAAATGGAACAGAAATCAAAATCTATCAAGGACAAATCTCTTAGTGTATTCCTAACGACGACACGAAGCCTGTCCTACAAGTTCCGATCGAAACCCTAAGCCGAGATCAATAGGGCAAATGAAACAATCTACCGAAAACATCACGACGAACAACGATAGGAGCGTGGAGGAGGAAGATTTACCCCGATGAACGAGTTCTCGACGCCGAAATAACAAGAGCTGAGGGTGAGACAACCAAAATCCGCGACGAGCGGTGGCCTGGAATTGGGATCGTTTATAATCAAACACAAcagaataattaattaaaataaaaaatgccAGATCAGACCGCCTTATGCTCGACCAGACCGGTTCTTCGACTTTAAACCAAACTGAGCCGGCAGCTGTCCGGTTCATGGATATTTATGATGACgacaataaatttatttaaaatgtaATTTTACTTCCTTTTTTTGCTTTAttcagaaataataaaaaaaatataagtttcTATTCAAAATTAATATGGGTATTTAAAAAATGGTGATAACTaggaatatatatttttaactaTTTTTATATATTCATAATTAATAATATAGTTGGCAATATATTTCATTGAATTCTACAAATCTTACAGCgcgcaaacaaaaaaaaaaaaaaaaattgagctcTATCTCATGATTTTCGGGGACGATTTTCTAGTCCGTAAAAGTTGGATCAATTCATGATCCAATCTTTGTATTAGTAGGGGGCAATGGTCCCCCACCTGTTAACAGATGGGGGCCATTACCTCTCACCAATGCCCTTGTCCCAATCCAGGAGTGGACCAGGACAAGGGGACCAGAGGATCCGGTCCTTATTTTCGAGGCCGAATTTCCTGGATCATTTTTTGTGGTTCAGAGGATGTATCATTCGCATTTACGGCTGGATCGTGATTGTGATCCGGCCGTAAATGGTTACGATCCCTTCCTGAGTTCATCGTTCCTACcagattataatttttattcggAGCGGGTGGTCGGAGACCGTCTGAGGACACCCTTGCTCAGCGTCCAGTAACCTAGTCACTTATCCACCACCGAGGCCTCCggtccgctccgaacaaaaactataacttaGTAAAGACGATGAACCCAAGAAATAATCACAATAATTTACAATCGGATTGCGACCATAACGCAAATATGAATGGCACCTCGCCTAGACCACAAAAAAATGATTGATCTGTACTCATGGTTTCCATGGTGCCGGCGGCGGCGGAGGATTCGGAAACATGGGCGGAACAGCGGAGAACATAGTGTTCTTGTCCACTCCACTGGCTTCTCCGGACAAAGCCACCAGGGCAGCAACCAAACCGGCATTGCCTGCGAGCGACGGCTCTGTGTAGTTGTAGTTCGTCCGGACATCGCGGAACCCATCGTGTCCGTCAGGGCCTGCGACCATGGCTCCGACGACGGTGTTCGGGTTCGGCTTTCCGGCGTCCCTCCATTTCCAGCCTCCTTTGCAGCTGTACTTCACCCCGTTCTTCGGGATTGAGGCGCCGCGATGATGAACGCGCTTGGGGTATCGCCCTCCGAACCCGACGACGTAGCTCATCTTTCGGGGGTTCTTTCCGAGGATATAGTCAATCTGCCATGAAGATCGGAGATCTTAGCTCGTGTCGAATGAGTTGTGAGCCCGCGcgaggaaattaattaagaaccGACCTGGGTTCGCGCGAAGTCACGGAGAACTCCGGTGGGGAAGAAGTTTGGGCCGCAATACCATCCCGGAGAATCAGAAGCTTCGAGGTAATCGCTGTAGAGAGCCGCGAGAAAGGCCGCATTGACAACGTACTGAAGTGGCTGAGGTCTGCCATGGTTTAACTGTATCAAGCCTCCTGCGTGTTACCTTTGAATCAGGGAAGGAACTTCAAAGTGGAGTAGTGGAGATGGAACACTTCAAACCTTTTGTTCTGTTGAAAGTGTCAAAAACTGGAAGATAAGAACACATGATGATTCCAGTCTGGTTATGGAAAGTCCTCAATATTTCTTCGTAAGGGTACCCCGGGCTCAAGAACAGCCTCAATCTACTAAGAAGCACCTGTATTTAAATCAAAAAAGGCATCAATGACTCTGTCACATTCATTCAAACGGATTGAGTAGAACTGATGAAGCTTACTTGAGCACCAGTCAACTTGTTGTCCCAACTGAGGACGCCGGAGTCCGGGCTTCCCCGGAATGCGCCGGCGTGCTTTGCGAGGGTCGGGTGAGTGGCCAGCTGAAGAAACGAGGAGTTGCCAGTCGCGAGGTACATCCACGCGCCACCCCACACGAACTCATCCCAGTAGCCAGTCGAATTGTAGGAGATTGCTGCGTCGGCGGCGGCGCCGGCGCTGTACCGCCCCCTCTGCTGTCTTGAGAACTCGAAGAGTGTGGAAGCACCGCGGACGAGTTTCTGAGAGTAGGCCTTGTGGTCCTTGAAGACTATGGATGCCGAAGCCAGAGCCGCGGCCATCTCGGCCGCGAGGTCGGAACAGGTGTGGCACTCGAAGACCGGCCGAGGGTAGTCGATGTCCTCCGGTCTCATCCAGCAGTAGTGGTCATTTGGAGTTGTGCCACCGGAAGTGTCCCCTTGCCCAACCTACCATGAGCTTGAATTCGTCAGAATTTGCCTAATCTGGGTTTGGGTGACGAAATGGATCCTTTTCTGTCTACCTGAGCGGCGATGCGATCGATTGTGTCAGCAGAGGAATTGAAGGTCTTGAGGAGGTAGTCGACGCCccacttgatgatctccttgatgtgGTCGAGCTCGCCGGCGGCCTCGTACTTGGCACTGTACTCGATCACGCTCCAGCTAAGCATGGTCATGGcgaaggaggaagggaagctgAATTTGATGGTGTCGCCGGCGTCGTAGAATCCTCCGACGAGGTTCCTCCCATGGGATGGATCCGAGATGCCATCCTTCATCCCGGAGTTCCCCCTCCACGACACGTTGTTGTGCTTCGGAATCGGTCCAGCTGCAAAGAAAATTGTCAAAAATGAAATCAAAATCTCGTCTTTCTCTCAGAATTCCGAAGCAGATACTCTGCAGAAATCCTCACATCTCTGCCCGTTGAAGAACATGAGGGCCTTGTGCAACGCCAAGGTGTAATTGTCCGGCGGCGGACGGGGGCGGTGGTGGTGCGGGACGGCCTTGACGATAAGCGCGATGAGGCCCGCGACGACGGCGGCGGCGACGAGGGCGCCGACGGTCCATAGGAAGAGCTTGCGGCTGACGATGAGGCACCCTAAATCGacgtacttcttcttcttcttcttcttcttcttaccctggTCACCGGACCCAGCGAGGAGCCAGCTCTGCTGCGTCTCGTCCAGCTGCCGCGACGACATCGACAGCGCAGCCCTGTCCAGGTCCAGGTTCCGGCTCCGGTCATCATCGGCGGCGGAGTCGGCGTGCGAGATCTCCAGCGGCCCACCCCACGGATCACGCCCGTACATACTCATCCTTCCTTTTCCTTCAAAAACCCAATTTTCTaaactcttttcttgctcccgcCCTTCTTTATACGCGCAAGGCGAGAGTTCGGTGGAAAATCGATCGCCGCAAACAAGCTTGGAAGCAACTCAAGGTGCTTTAATGAATTTTCCAGCTGGAAATGGAACTTCCAGAGGATCTAAACTCAACAATGGCGAAATGTACTGGGACGACGACAACGTTCATAGACGGGAGTCACTGGACTGGACTGGAGCAGGGATGGCTGGATTGAGTTCGTCGCATCACATGGGGAGAAGGTAGGCGCCTACCTCTCTGTTGTGCCTGGGAAGAACCGGTTAACGTATCAAAATGCCCAGATTTAGTAAAAGTTGGACAAATTAATGATATCACGCAGTCGGACCGGTAAGGAGCTTCTAGATGTGGAATTAATTGAACGCAGTAGTTGAACCACTAATTTTATTTTTGGCCGAGCTCAGA
Coding sequences within:
- the LOC122036219 gene encoding endoglucanase 9-like gives rise to the protein MSYVVGFGGRYPKRVHHRGASIPKNGVKYSCKGGWKWRDAGKPNPNTVVGAMVAGPDGHDGFRDVRTNYNYTEPSLAGNAGLVAALVALSGEASGVDKNTMFSAVPPMFPNPPPPPAPWKP
- the LOC122036189 gene encoding endoglucanase 9-like, with product MSMYGRDPWGGPLEISHADSAADDDRSRNLDLDRAALSMSSRQLDETQQSWLLAGSGDQGKKKKKKKKKYVDLGCLIVSRKLFLWTVGALVAAAVVAGLIALIVKAVPHHHRPRPPPDNYTLALHKALMFFNGQRSGPIPKHNNVSWRGNSGMKDGISDPSHGRNLVGGFYDAGDTIKFSFPSSFAMTMLSWSVIEYSAKYEAAGELDHIKEIIKWGVDYLLKTFNSSADTIDRIAAQVGQGDTSGGTTPNDHYCWMRPEDIDYPRPVFECHTCSDLAAEMAAALASASIVFKDHKAYSQKLVRGASTLFEFSRQQRGRYSAGAAADAAISYNSTGYWDEFVWGGAWMYLATGNSSFLQLATHPTLAKHAGAFRGSPDSGVLSWDNKLTGAQVLLSRLRLFLSPGYPYEEILRTFHNQTGIIMCSYLPVFDTFNRTKVKPWQTSATSVRCQCGLSRGSLQRLPRSF